In Nitrobacteraceae bacterium AZCC 1564, the following proteins share a genomic window:
- a CDS encoding diguanylate cyclase (GGDEF)-like protein/PAS domain S-box-containing protein (product_source=TIGR00254/TIGR00229; cath_funfam=3.20.20.450,3.30.450.20,3.30.70.270; cog=COG5001; pfam=PF00563,PF00990,PF13188; smart=SM00052,SM00091,SM00267; superfamily=141868,55073,55785; tigrfam=TIGR00229,TIGR00254): MVAVERVSRAVTGSDSDQFSDVAILRRKWHAALKPGIKLPSFEDVMLGSLGRLSDHVMLIKGMNSDLEISRAGRYVETWVDMEVWDTPLTMLPPDCALMLEEAVVSACRNGKPHLTSAHCVRDSVVQAYDIFALPMTSRWGETLVGAYVNERGLQYNLLDAIFYATDDGILSLATIRDAHERPFDFQIVHFNQGTAKLLGVQADELRWRRLSAGNHALCAPEIVEKLIAVIEGSCSDQFEVSVGSNTLKISAAPVGELISISLTDVTNLKRREQSFRLLFESNPMPMWVFDAETKEFLSVNDAAVKHYGYDRSDFLTMKLQDIWPRDEWEEHTRALGLVGDVYQSGSNWRHLKADGSEIEVLTFGRRVPFNGRDAYLVSTVDITERRKAEARVAFMAHHDALTGLPNRVMFQDRLQSDLARSKQIDKRIAVLCIDLDLFKHVNDSFGHPMGDRLLKMVADRLATNLRATDLVARLGGDEFAMILEMESSPNEISDFAARLIERLSEPYSIDSLEIVIGASVGIAISPGDGETGEDFLRNADMALYRAKSEGGGVHRFFEKEMDRAAQKRRDMELDLRYALANNEFELHYQPLVDVAENRIVAFESLVRWRHPKKGMISPADFIPVAEDIGLIVQLGEWVLKEACEQAAKWPKDIKVAVNLSPVQFRSRNLVPVVIGALARSGLSPFRLELEITESIFLAETEANLATLHQLRELGVRISMDDFGTGYSSLSYLRSFPFDKIKIDRSFVRDLAERSDCVAIIRAISGLGRSLNISTTAEGVETQDQLEALRAEGCTEVQGFLFSAARPASEILELITKFGKRASRAA; the protein is encoded by the coding sequence GTGGTTGCCGTCGAAAGAGTGTCACGGGCAGTGACCGGTTCGGACTCGGATCAATTCTCTGATGTCGCCATCCTGCGCCGCAAATGGCATGCGGCCCTCAAGCCCGGAATCAAACTGCCTTCGTTTGAAGACGTGATGCTGGGCAGCCTTGGCCGTCTATCCGACCACGTCATGCTGATCAAGGGCATGAACTCCGATCTCGAAATCTCTCGCGCAGGTCGATACGTCGAGACCTGGGTGGACATGGAGGTGTGGGACACGCCTCTGACCATGCTGCCGCCAGACTGTGCGCTAATGTTGGAAGAAGCTGTGGTCAGCGCCTGCCGCAATGGCAAGCCGCATCTCACATCGGCTCATTGTGTGCGCGATAGCGTGGTTCAGGCCTACGACATCTTCGCGTTACCGATGACGTCGCGTTGGGGCGAAACGCTGGTTGGCGCATATGTGAACGAGCGTGGACTGCAGTACAATTTGCTCGATGCGATCTTCTATGCAACGGACGACGGTATTCTGTCGCTGGCGACCATTCGAGATGCGCATGAGCGACCTTTTGATTTTCAGATTGTCCATTTCAACCAGGGCACGGCGAAACTGCTCGGGGTGCAGGCGGATGAATTGCGCTGGCGCCGCTTGAGCGCCGGTAATCATGCCTTGTGCGCGCCGGAAATCGTGGAAAAGCTGATTGCCGTTATCGAGGGCAGTTGCAGCGACCAGTTCGAGGTAAGTGTTGGCTCCAACACCTTGAAGATCAGTGCAGCGCCGGTCGGAGAGCTGATCTCGATTTCACTGACCGATGTCACGAATCTTAAACGGCGTGAACAATCGTTCCGGTTACTGTTCGAAAGCAATCCCATGCCGATGTGGGTGTTCGACGCCGAGACGAAGGAATTTCTTAGCGTCAACGACGCCGCGGTGAAGCACTACGGCTATGATCGCTCGGATTTCCTGACGATGAAGCTGCAGGATATCTGGCCCCGCGATGAGTGGGAGGAGCACACCCGGGCGCTCGGCCTCGTTGGCGATGTCTATCAATCCGGCTCGAATTGGCGGCATTTGAAGGCGGACGGCAGCGAGATCGAGGTGCTGACATTCGGGCGCCGTGTCCCATTCAACGGTCGTGATGCTTACCTTGTTTCTACCGTCGACATCACTGAACGTCGCAAGGCCGAAGCCCGCGTTGCGTTCATGGCGCATCATGACGCTCTCACCGGATTGCCCAATCGCGTGATGTTTCAGGATCGCCTGCAAAGCGATCTGGCGCGCAGCAAACAAATCGACAAGCGCATCGCGGTTCTGTGCATCGATCTTGACCTCTTCAAGCACGTCAACGATTCATTCGGTCATCCGATGGGTGATCGTTTGCTGAAGATGGTGGCAGACCGATTGGCAACGAATCTGCGTGCAACCGATCTCGTTGCGCGACTCGGCGGCGATGAATTTGCGATGATTCTGGAAATGGAGTCCTCGCCCAACGAGATCAGCGATTTCGCGGCGCGCCTGATCGAGAGATTGAGCGAGCCCTACAGCATCGACAGCCTTGAAATCGTCATTGGCGCCAGCGTCGGCATTGCGATCTCGCCCGGAGACGGCGAGACCGGAGAGGATTTCCTGCGCAATGCGGACATGGCGCTCTATCGCGCCAAGTCCGAGGGCGGCGGCGTTCATCGTTTCTTCGAAAAAGAGATGGACCGCGCGGCGCAGAAGCGCCGGGACATGGAGCTGGATCTGCGCTACGCGCTGGCCAACAACGAGTTCGAACTCCATTATCAACCATTGGTCGACGTGGCCGAAAATCGCATCGTCGCCTTCGAGTCACTGGTGCGATGGAGACATCCGAAGAAGGGGATGATCTCGCCGGCCGATTTCATTCCGGTGGCGGAAGACATCGGCCTGATCGTTCAACTGGGCGAATGGGTCCTGAAAGAAGCATGCGAGCAGGCGGCGAAGTGGCCAAAGGATATCAAGGTCGCGGTCAATCTTTCGCCGGTGCAATTCCGCAGCCGCAATCTCGTGCCGGTGGTCATCGGAGCGCTGGCGCGCTCAGGCTTGTCGCCATTCCGGCTCGAACTCGAAATAACGGAATCCATTTTCCTCGCAGAGACTGAGGCGAACTTGGCGACGCTGCATCAGTTACGCGAACTCGGCGTGCGTATTTCGATGGACGATTTCGGCACCGGCTATTCGTCGCTCAGTTATCTGCGTAGCTTTCCCTTCGATAAAATCAAGATCGATCGCTCGTTCGTGCGTGATCTTGCCGAGCGCTCCGATTGCGTCGCGATCATCAGGGCCATTTCCGGTCTTGGCCGCAGCTTGAATATTTCGACAACGGCGGAAGGTGTGGAGACGCAGGATCAGCTCGAGGCGCTGCGCGCAGAAGGATGCACCGAAGTGCAGGGTTTCTTGTTCAGTGCGGCAAGGCCTGCGTCTGAAATCCTAGAGTTGATCACGAAGTTCGGAAAGCGGGCGTCCAGGGCTGCCTGA
- a CDS encoding nitroreductase (product_source=COG0778; cath_funfam=3.40.109.10; cog=COG0778; pfam=PF00881; superfamily=55469): MPDALDLLKTRRSLKPLEMSGPGPSPAELETILTIGSRVPDHGKIAPWRFIVFEGDARMKAGEIFARIFRLKNVTATPDQVDVEKKRFAHAPLVIAVVSKTTEHPKVPPWEQQMSAGASAMNIVHAAHALGYVASWLTGWIAFDRDVLTALGLQPHEKIAGFIHIGRSDRAVEDRPRPPLNEIVTRFGE; this comes from the coding sequence ATGCCCGACGCCCTTGACCTTTTGAAGACTCGCCGCTCGCTCAAGCCGCTCGAAATGTCGGGTCCCGGCCCCTCACCGGCAGAGCTTGAGACGATCCTGACCATCGGTTCGCGCGTGCCGGATCATGGCAAGATCGCCCCGTGGCGCTTTATCGTCTTCGAGGGCGACGCACGGATGAAAGCCGGGGAGATTTTCGCCCGCATTTTCCGCCTGAAGAACGTCACCGCGACACCGGATCAGGTCGATGTCGAGAAGAAGCGCTTTGCTCATGCGCCGCTTGTCATCGCCGTTGTCAGCAAGACCACTGAGCATCCCAAGGTACCACCATGGGAGCAGCAGATGTCCGCCGGTGCGAGCGCGATGAACATCGTCCACGCCGCCCACGCACTTGGTTATGTCGCTAGCTGGCTCACCGGCTGGATTGCGTTCGATCGTGACGTCTTGACCGCCCTGGGGCTGCAGCCCCATGAGAAAATTGCCGGCTTCATCCATATCGGACGATCGGATCGCGCCGTTGAGGATCGCCCTCGCCCGCCCTTGAATGAAATCGTGACGCGGTTCGGCGAATAG
- a CDS encoding threonyl-tRNA synthetase (product_source=KO:K01868; cath_funfam=3.10.20.30,3.30.930.10,3.30.980.10,3.40.50.800; cog=COG0441; ko=KO:K01868; pfam=PF00587,PF02824,PF03129,PF07973; smart=SM00863; superfamily=52954,55186,55681,81271; tigrfam=TIGR00418): MPDKSPPSSFTYSIANLKPVDTNKVTVTFPDGAKREFPKGTTGLDIAKGISPSLAKRTVAMALDGEVMDLADPIGRDGTIEFINREDPRALELIRHDAAHVLAEAVQTLWPGTQVTIGPVIENGFYYDFFRNEPFTPDDFAAIEKKMREIIARDQPFTKEIWTRDQTKQVFKDKGELFKVELVDSIPEDQTIRIYKQGEWFDLCRGPHMTSTGKIGNAFKLMKVAGAYWRGDANNPMLTRIYGTAFAKQEDLDAYLKQLEEAEKRDHRRLGREMDLFHFQEEAPGSVFWHHKGWTLFQMLENYIRRRQTQAGYQEVNSPQLMDQQLWVTTGHIPTYAENMFMTAKREDDNRVYAIKPMNCPGHVQIFKNGLKSYRELPLKIAEFGKVHRFEPSGAMHGLMRVRGFTQDDAHVFITQEQIADECLAMNNLILSIYKDFGFDDVHIKFSDRPEKRIGDDAVWTIAENALMKTLEATQHPWTLNKGEGAFYGPKLEYTLRDAIGREWQCGTIQVDLNLPGRLGAFYIDEHSNKVTPVMLHRAILGSLERFTGILIEHFAGHFPLWLAPLQAVVTTITSDGDDYAREVVEACRRAGLRVDIDLRNEKINYKVREHSLAKVPALLVVGKKEAENRAVSIRRLGSEGQTVLPLDEALKALADEATAPDIKRARNAS, encoded by the coding sequence ATGCCTGATAAAAGCCCGCCGTCTTCGTTCACGTATTCCATCGCGAATCTCAAGCCCGTCGATACCAACAAGGTCACGGTGACTTTCCCTGACGGCGCCAAGCGCGAATTTCCCAAAGGCACCACCGGCCTCGACATCGCCAAAGGCATTTCGCCTTCGCTTGCCAAGCGCACCGTCGCCATGGCGCTCGACGGCGAAGTGATGGATCTCGCCGACCCAATCGGGCGCGATGGCACCATCGAATTCATCAACCGCGAGGACCCGCGCGCGCTGGAGCTGATCCGGCACGATGCCGCGCACGTGCTTGCCGAAGCGGTGCAAACGCTGTGGCCCGGCACGCAGGTGACCATTGGCCCGGTCATCGAGAACGGCTTCTATTACGACTTCTTCCGCAACGAGCCGTTCACGCCGGACGATTTTGCCGCCATCGAAAAGAAGATGCGCGAGATCATTGCGCGCGATCAGCCGTTCACCAAGGAAATCTGGACTCGCGATCAGACCAAGCAGGTCTTCAAGGACAAAGGCGAGCTGTTCAAGGTCGAGCTGGTTGACTCCATTCCCGAAGACCAGACCATCCGCATCTACAAGCAGGGTGAGTGGTTCGACCTCTGCCGTGGCCCGCACATGACGTCCACCGGCAAGATCGGCAATGCATTCAAGTTGATGAAAGTTGCGGGGGCCTACTGGCGCGGCGATGCCAACAACCCGATGCTGACGCGCATCTACGGCACGGCATTCGCGAAGCAGGAAGACCTCGATGCGTACCTCAAGCAGCTCGAGGAAGCCGAGAAACGCGACCATCGCCGCCTCGGCCGCGAGATGGATCTCTTCCACTTCCAGGAAGAAGCGCCCGGCTCGGTGTTCTGGCATCACAAGGGCTGGACCCTGTTCCAGATGCTGGAAAACTACATTCGCCGCCGTCAGACGCAGGCCGGCTATCAAGAGGTCAACTCCCCGCAATTGATGGATCAGCAATTGTGGGTGACGACCGGTCATATCCCGACCTACGCAGAGAACATGTTCATGACGGCAAAGCGCGAAGACGACAATCGCGTCTACGCCATCAAGCCGATGAACTGCCCTGGCCACGTGCAGATCTTCAAGAACGGTCTGAAGTCCTATCGCGAATTGCCGCTGAAGATCGCGGAGTTCGGTAAGGTCCATCGCTTTGAGCCGTCCGGGGCGATGCACGGATTGATGCGCGTGCGCGGCTTCACGCAGGACGACGCCCACGTGTTCATCACGCAAGAGCAGATCGCAGACGAATGTCTGGCGATGAACAATCTGATCCTGTCGATCTACAAGGACTTCGGCTTCGACGACGTCCACATCAAGTTCTCGGATCGTCCCGAGAAGCGCATCGGCGACGATGCGGTGTGGACGATTGCCGAAAACGCGTTGATGAAGACGCTTGAGGCGACCCAGCACCCTTGGACGCTGAACAAGGGTGAAGGCGCGTTCTACGGACCGAAGCTCGAATATACCCTACGTGACGCGATCGGCCGCGAATGGCAGTGCGGCACCATTCAGGTTGACCTCAACCTGCCGGGCCGCCTCGGCGCATTCTACATTGACGAGCATTCCAACAAGGTGACCCCAGTAATGCTGCATCGCGCGATCCTTGGCTCGCTCGAACGCTTCACTGGTATCCTGATCGAGCACTTCGCCGGCCACTTCCCACTCTGGCTCGCGCCATTGCAGGCCGTCGTCACCACCATCACCTCGGATGGCGATGACTATGCCCGGGAGGTTGTCGAGGCGTGCCGCCGTGCAGGCCTGCGAGTGGACATCGATCTTCGCAACGAGAAGATCAATTACAAGGTGCGCGAACATTCGCTCGCCAAGGTACCCGCCCTACTCGTGGTCGGCAAAAAGGAAGCGGAGAACCGCGCGGTTTCGATCCGCCGTCTCGGCAGTGAAGGCCAAACCGTGCTGCCGCTCGACGAGGCTCTCAAGGCACTCGCCGACGAGGCGACCGCGCCCGACATCAAGCGGGCTCGTAACGCATCATGA
- a CDS encoding DNA-binding HxlR family transcriptional regulator (product_source=COG1733; cath_funfam=1.10.10.10; cog=COG1733; pfam=PF01638; superfamily=46785), translating to MIGDKWSLLILRAALYGLRRFEDFQAELGIPRTVLSDRLAKLVANGLLTKRNYHEPGSRARPEYWLTEKGQALRLPFIAMTEWGDRWIGGGRPPPMILKERGSGERLHVGMVKESGAEVLTADIEAEFPKRGRPQARRV from the coding sequence ATGATCGGTGACAAATGGAGTCTCCTGATTCTACGTGCGGCTCTTTATGGACTGCGCAGATTTGAGGACTTCCAGGCCGAGCTCGGTATTCCACGGACCGTGCTCAGCGATCGCCTCGCAAAGCTCGTCGCCAATGGATTGCTCACCAAACGGAACTATCACGAACCAGGTAGCCGGGCCCGACCAGAGTACTGGCTCACAGAAAAAGGACAGGCACTCCGCCTGCCCTTTATCGCTATGACGGAGTGGGGCGATCGATGGATCGGCGGCGGCCGACCGCCACCGATGATTTTGAAAGAGCGCGGCAGCGGCGAACGTCTCCATGTCGGAATGGTCAAAGAGTCCGGCGCTGAAGTGCTAACTGCAGACATCGAAGCAGAATTTCCTAAACGTGGAAGACCGCAAGCAAGGCGAGTTTAG
- a CDS encoding phenylpyruvate tautomerase PptA (4-oxalocrotonate tautomerase family) (product_source=COG1942; cath_funfam=3.30.429.10; cog=COG1942; superfamily=55331), with protein sequence MPNILVKVPKGVFMGDEKARLVAGLNRAAAQAERIPDEPRNRALCWVIIEEVEPRNWTCGGRDVSASVIPIFVMVHVPAGVLDQASRALYVELIDLALRDALPADETRKIVASVILNDVADGTWGASGEIWRLPTFAARAGFEHLQHLVDAGG encoded by the coding sequence GTGCCGAATATTCTTGTCAAAGTGCCGAAGGGAGTTTTCATGGGCGACGAGAAAGCGCGTCTCGTGGCTGGGCTTAATCGCGCTGCAGCGCAGGCCGAACGAATTCCGGATGAGCCGCGTAACCGGGCGCTCTGCTGGGTGATTATCGAGGAGGTGGAGCCCCGAAACTGGACGTGCGGTGGCAGGGACGTCTCGGCCTCGGTGATCCCGATATTCGTGATGGTTCACGTGCCCGCCGGGGTTCTCGATCAGGCATCACGCGCGCTTTACGTCGAACTCATCGACCTAGCGCTCAGAGACGCGTTGCCGGCGGACGAGACGCGCAAAATCGTAGCATCGGTGATCTTGAACGATGTTGCGGATGGCACTTGGGGAGCGAGCGGCGAAATCTGGCGTTTGCCGACCTTCGCCGCTCGCGCCGGGTTTGAGCATCTCCAGCATCTGGTCGATGCTGGAGGATAG